In Numidum massiliense, a single genomic region encodes these proteins:
- a CDS encoding Stp1/IreP family PP2C-type Ser/Thr phosphatase has product MEWAYRSDIGRVRSHNEDSITVQALDAERGFVVVADGMGGHKAGDVASCLAAEVVSEKLQAVDARSLTPVQLKDEIVGGMQRANELVLKKSQEDESMRGMGTTLVVAVVRAENIVIGNIGDSRAYLISEGTYRQLTQDHSLVNELLNAGEITEVEARDHPQKNMIMRAVGTDRDVEPDVTEHVWATGDYLLVCTDGLTDMVSDEQIHATIQRDETIDWKADELMRLALEAGGTDNISLALVKRTAVSAPDEKAR; this is encoded by the coding sequence ATGGAATGGGCTTATCGCTCCGACATCGGGCGCGTCCGCTCACACAACGAAGACAGTATTACCGTTCAGGCGCTCGATGCCGAGCGAGGATTCGTGGTAGTCGCCGACGGAATGGGTGGGCACAAAGCGGGCGATGTCGCAAGCTGCTTAGCCGCCGAAGTCGTCAGTGAAAAGCTACAGGCAGTAGACGCCCGATCTCTCACGCCAGTACAGTTAAAGGATGAGATCGTAGGCGGTATGCAACGTGCCAACGAGCTCGTGCTAAAAAAATCGCAAGAAGACGAGTCGATGCGCGGGATGGGGACAACGCTCGTCGTGGCAGTGGTTCGGGCTGAGAACATTGTGATCGGCAATATCGGTGACAGCCGTGCCTACCTCATCAGCGAGGGAACGTATCGCCAGTTGACGCAGGACCACTCCTTAGTTAACGAACTGTTAAACGCGGGGGAAATTACCGAAGTCGAAGCGAGAGACCACCCGCAGAAAAATATGATTATGCGCGCCGTCGGCACAGATCGCGACGTAGAACCTGACGTTACGGAGCACGTGTGGGCGACTGGCGACTATTTATTAGTATGTACGGACGGCCTGACAGACATGGTCTCCGATGAGCAGATACACGCGACGATCCAGCGGGATGAAACAATCGATTGGAAAGCGGATGAACTGATGCGCCTTGCGTTAGAAGCCGGGGGAACGGACAACATTTCACTCGCACTCGTGAAAAGGACGGCGGTTTCGGCTCCCGACGAGAAAGCGAGGTAA
- the fmt gene encoding methionyl-tRNA formyltransferase, translated as MGTPDFAVPSLTALVEDGYRIGCVVTQPDRPKGRKRVITPPPVKVAAEALGLPVWQPEKIREPHAVDKLRALKPDLIVTAAFGQILPKAILDMPALGCVNVHASLLPKYRGGAPIHWAIMNGERETGITLMYMAEALDAGDIIAQQAVPIAASDTVGTLHDKLSDLGQSLLRQTLPAIVSGRADAVPQDEAQATFAYNVRREDERIRWERPAQAIYNHIRGLNPWPVAYTTWGKQSLKLWASEVVTDGQATTTATPAVSEASGEVASAKREDIVEGTATGDRAEAASGKVAPGTVIGVSRQGIDVATGDGVLRLTDVQPAGKKRMSAAEFVRGVTDLAGTRLGSGDQ; from the coding sequence ATGGGCACCCCGGATTTCGCGGTGCCCTCTTTAACGGCTTTAGTCGAGGACGGCTACCGTATCGGGTGTGTTGTCACCCAACCCGATCGCCCTAAAGGGAGAAAGCGCGTTATTACCCCGCCCCCGGTAAAAGTTGCCGCCGAGGCGCTCGGATTACCCGTATGGCAACCGGAAAAAATTCGCGAGCCACACGCCGTCGACAAGTTGCGCGCCTTAAAACCGGATCTCATCGTTACCGCGGCCTTCGGCCAAATTTTGCCTAAGGCGATTTTGGACATGCCCGCACTCGGTTGTGTCAATGTGCACGCTTCGTTATTACCGAAGTACCGCGGCGGAGCGCCGATTCATTGGGCGATTATGAACGGCGAACGCGAGACGGGCATTACGCTCATGTACATGGCAGAAGCGCTCGACGCTGGAGACATCATCGCACAACAGGCGGTGCCGATTGCCGCCAGCGATACAGTAGGCACATTGCACGATAAACTGAGCGATTTAGGTCAGAGCCTGCTGCGCCAGACGCTACCGGCGATTGTCAGTGGGCGCGCAGACGCCGTGCCGCAAGACGAGGCACAAGCGACATTTGCTTACAATGTGCGGCGAGAAGACGAACGCATTCGCTGGGAGCGACCAGCTCAGGCGATCTACAACCACATTCGCGGTCTAAATCCGTGGCCAGTCGCATATACGACATGGGGGAAGCAGTCACTGAAACTGTGGGCGAGCGAAGTGGTGACAGACGGGCAGGCGACTACAACTGCTACCCCCGCGGTCAGCGAAGCTAGCGGGGAGGTGGCGTCGGCGAAGCGGGAGGACATCGTAGAAGGTACGGCAACCGGAGATCGTGCAGAGGCTGCTTCGGGTAAAGTCGCGCCCGGTACGGTGATCGGCGTAAGTCGACAAGGGATTGACGTAGCAACTGGCGACGGGGTCTTGCGCCTCACTGACGTGCAGCCGGCTGGAAAAAAGCGGATGTCCGCCGCCGAGTTTGTACGCGGCGTTACCGACCTCGCCGGCACGCGCCTCGGGAGCGGAGACCAGTAA
- the def gene encoding peptide deformylase, with amino-acid sequence MAVRFIVKHPDPVLREKAKEVTKFNANLHKLLDDMAETMYASNGVGLAAPQIGILKRVVVVDTGEGLIELVNPTIVEKKGEQIGAEGCLSIPNLVGEVRRAQSVKVKAQNRHGEPVAYDGADFLARAFQHEVDHLNGVLYIDIAERVFAPEEQSEE; translated from the coding sequence ATGGCCGTGCGCTTCATTGTGAAACACCCTGATCCGGTGTTACGAGAAAAAGCGAAGGAAGTCACAAAGTTTAATGCGAATTTACACAAATTGTTAGATGATATGGCCGAAACGATGTACGCCAGTAACGGCGTCGGCCTAGCGGCTCCGCAGATCGGCATTTTAAAGCGCGTCGTCGTCGTCGACACCGGTGAAGGGCTGATCGAACTCGTCAACCCGACAATCGTCGAAAAGAAAGGCGAGCAAATCGGGGCTGAAGGTTGCTTGAGCATACCGAACCTCGTCGGCGAAGTGCGTCGCGCCCAGTCGGTGAAAGTGAAGGCACAAAACCGCCACGGAGAACCTGTCGCGTACGACGGCGCAGATTTCTTGGCGCGCGCGTTTCAGCACGAAGTCGATCATTTGAACGGCGTGTTGTATATCGACATCGCGGAGCGCGTGTTTGCGCCGGAAGAGCAAAGTGAGGAGTGA
- the priA gene encoding primosomal protein N' yields MGDGANYAAVIVDIAAESTDRPFDYAIPTEWRSQVEVGCRVRVPFGRRLVQGYVVGLHDEPAVANVRAIADVVDLVPPLNEELVQLARWMSAYYFCPTVTVLEAMMPAVLKAQYERILLPGKELSAAGKQLATEAEQKLLDAVTAASGGLSLKKAEAIPGVTRALLVQLIAERRLEVREKVRDRVTKERTTWVVPARVPTLEAQRAQLSSRAHKQREVLDFFIAQPDPLPLPKLLAQLNASRSTVTRLVELGALETEVRESYRNPYDRDIRADEPLPLTEAQQAALAPIDSQLKKKEPATFLLHGVTGSGKTEVYLQGIATALSLGREAIVLVPEISLTPQMVERFKSRFGERVAIMHSRLSAGERYDEWRKVLHGDVQVVIGARSAIFAPFRQLGLIIVDEEHESSYKQEDNPRYHVRDVAWQRARYHGATVVLGSATPALETFYRAKTGDMHYLALEERVHGRPLPQVSVVDLRAELDAGNRSMFSRELSAAIEARIARGEQTVLFLNRRGFSTFVLCRQCGESVECPHCDISLTYHQTNRMLRCHYCGYAEPVPTECPHCGSAHIRYFGTGTQKVEQELAKQFPGIRVIRMDVDTTTGKGAHEKLLGAFRSGRADVLLGTQMIAKGLDFPNVTLVGVIAADTTLGLPDFRASERTFQLLMQVGGRAGRHEVPGQVIIQTYNPEHYSIQMAATYEVLNFYRKETLMRKKTAYPPFCALIAVHFSCADQALTMKASHHMTAMLKLRLPADVTVLGPVRAPIFRVKDRYRMQTMIKYKNDTGVASALTKALASTRETFKASDLKVTIDRDPHVLL; encoded by the coding sequence ATGGGTGACGGCGCGAACTATGCGGCCGTCATCGTCGATATTGCGGCAGAGTCGACGGATCGGCCGTTCGATTATGCGATTCCTACCGAATGGCGCAGTCAAGTCGAGGTCGGTTGCCGCGTGCGCGTCCCGTTTGGCCGGCGGCTCGTACAAGGGTACGTCGTCGGCCTGCACGATGAGCCCGCGGTGGCCAACGTGCGCGCAATTGCCGATGTCGTCGATCTCGTGCCGCCTCTCAACGAAGAGCTCGTGCAATTGGCCCGTTGGATGAGTGCGTACTATTTTTGCCCGACGGTGACGGTGCTTGAGGCGATGATGCCTGCCGTCTTGAAGGCGCAATACGAACGGATCCTGCTGCCCGGCAAGGAATTGAGCGCCGCTGGCAAACAACTGGCGACGGAAGCAGAACAGAAGTTGTTGGACGCGGTAACTGCGGCAAGCGGTGGTTTGTCGTTAAAAAAGGCGGAAGCGATTCCCGGCGTGACGCGGGCGCTACTCGTGCAGCTGATTGCCGAGCGACGGCTCGAAGTGCGGGAAAAAGTGCGTGATCGCGTGACGAAAGAACGGACGACGTGGGTTGTTCCAGCTCGCGTACCTACGTTAGAGGCACAGCGCGCGCAGCTGTCGTCACGCGCCCACAAACAGCGGGAAGTGCTCGACTTTTTTATCGCGCAGCCAGACCCGCTACCGCTGCCAAAGCTACTTGCCCAGCTTAACGCGTCGCGCAGTACGGTGACGCGGTTAGTAGAATTGGGTGCGCTCGAGACGGAAGTGCGCGAGTCGTACCGCAACCCGTATGACCGGGACATACGTGCGGACGAGCCGTTGCCGTTGACGGAGGCGCAACAGGCGGCTCTCGCGCCGATCGACTCCCAGTTGAAAAAAAAAGAGCCAGCGACGTTTTTGCTGCACGGTGTGACTGGAAGTGGCAAGACGGAAGTGTACTTGCAAGGGATCGCTACGGCGCTTAGCTTGGGGCGTGAAGCGATCGTGCTCGTCCCAGAAATTTCGTTGACGCCGCAAATGGTGGAACGGTTCAAGTCGCGCTTCGGCGAGCGGGTGGCGATTATGCACAGCCGCCTCTCTGCTGGGGAGCGTTATGACGAGTGGCGCAAAGTGCTACACGGGGACGTGCAAGTCGTCATCGGGGCGCGTTCCGCTATTTTTGCTCCCTTTCGCCAGCTTGGACTCATCATCGTCGACGAGGAGCACGAATCGTCGTACAAACAGGAAGACAATCCGCGCTACCACGTGCGAGACGTCGCGTGGCAGCGCGCGCGCTACCACGGGGCGACCGTCGTCCTCGGCAGTGCGACGCCGGCACTCGAGACGTTTTACCGCGCAAAAACAGGGGACATGCACTACTTGGCGCTGGAAGAGCGCGTTCACGGGCGACCGTTGCCACAAGTGAGCGTTGTTGACTTACGCGCCGAACTCGACGCTGGCAACCGCTCGATGTTTAGCCGCGAGCTCTCGGCCGCGATCGAAGCGCGCATCGCACGCGGTGAACAAACGGTGCTTTTTTTGAATCGGCGCGGCTTCTCGACGTTTGTCTTGTGCCGCCAGTGCGGTGAGAGTGTCGAATGTCCGCATTGTGACATTTCACTCACGTACCACCAGACGAACCGTATGTTGCGTTGCCATTACTGCGGGTATGCGGAGCCGGTTCCGACGGAGTGTCCGCACTGTGGCAGTGCGCACATCCGCTATTTTGGTACCGGGACGCAAAAAGTCGAGCAAGAACTGGCCAAACAGTTTCCCGGCATTCGCGTCATCCGCATGGATGTCGACACGACGACAGGTAAAGGGGCGCACGAAAAGCTGCTCGGTGCCTTTCGCTCGGGTCGCGCCGATGTGCTCTTAGGGACGCAAATGATTGCCAAAGGGTTAGATTTTCCGAACGTCACCCTCGTGGGCGTCATCGCTGCAGACACGACGCTAGGGTTACCAGACTTTCGCGCGAGTGAACGGACGTTTCAACTGCTTATGCAAGTCGGGGGGCGCGCAGGCCGGCACGAGGTACCGGGGCAAGTCATCATTCAAACGTACAATCCGGAACATTACAGCATTCAAATGGCCGCGACATATGAAGTACTTAATTTTTACCGCAAAGAGACGCTCATGCGGAAAAAGACGGCGTATCCGCCCTTTTGTGCACTTATTGCCGTTCATTTTAGCTGTGCGGATCAAGCGCTGACGATGAAGGCGAGCCACCATATGACGGCGATGTTGAAACTGCGTTTACCTGCTGACGTCACAGTCCTAGGCCCCGTGCGGGCGCCTATTTTTCGCGTGAAAGATAGATATCGCATGCAAACCATGATAAAATACAAAAACGATACTGGGGTCGCGTCAGCGTTGACTAAGGCACTCGCCTCGACGCGGGAGACGTTTAAGGCGAGCGACCTGAAAGTGACGATCGACCGCGATCCACACGTGTTGCTGTAA
- the coaBC gene encoding bifunctional phosphopantothenoylcysteine decarboxylase/phosphopantothenate--cysteine ligase CoaBC, with product MQGKRIVLGVTGGIAAFKAAALCSKLTQSGARVRVVMTRSATEFVTPLTFQALSQHEVTTEVFDEPNPEVIAHIDLADHADLVVIAPATAHTIAKLAYGLADDMLSSLMLATRAEVLIAPAMNVHMYAHPTVQQNMATLKKRGYAFVEPGEGQLACGYVGKGRMAEPEEIMQAIATMFKRTRDLTGCRMLVTAGPTVEALDPVRFFSNRSSGKMGYAIAEQAAKRGADVVLVSGPTHLAPPADVTVVPVTSAEDMYREVRARFPDQDVVIKAAAVADYRPATYSEHKLKKQDGELTVKFARTPDILAELGRTKEGQLLVGFAAETNDVATHAQDKLKRKNLDLIVANDVSKPGVGFATDTNAVSIYNAGGLVTSLPVMSKAAIADALLDEVRDMLDG from the coding sequence ATGCAGGGGAAACGGATCGTCTTAGGGGTAACAGGCGGCATTGCCGCTTTTAAGGCGGCTGCTTTATGCAGTAAACTGACCCAATCGGGGGCCAGAGTGCGTGTCGTCATGACGCGCAGCGCGACTGAATTTGTGACGCCACTCACCTTTCAGGCGCTGTCACAGCACGAAGTGACGACAGAAGTGTTTGACGAACCAAATCCGGAAGTGATCGCGCACATCGATTTAGCGGATCACGCCGACCTCGTCGTCATCGCGCCGGCAACAGCGCATACGATTGCTAAACTCGCCTACGGGCTGGCAGACGATATGTTGTCGTCGCTTATGCTAGCGACGCGGGCGGAGGTACTCATCGCGCCAGCAATGAACGTGCACATGTACGCCCATCCAACCGTCCAACAAAATATGGCCACCTTAAAAAAGCGTGGCTACGCATTTGTCGAACCGGGAGAAGGCCAGCTCGCTTGCGGGTACGTCGGTAAGGGGCGCATGGCCGAACCGGAGGAGATCATGCAGGCGATCGCGACGATGTTTAAGCGCACGCGCGATTTGACAGGGTGCCGTATGCTCGTCACGGCCGGGCCAACAGTTGAGGCGCTCGACCCGGTGAGGTTTTTTTCCAACCGTTCGTCGGGAAAGATGGGGTATGCCATTGCAGAGCAAGCGGCGAAGCGCGGCGCCGACGTCGTGTTAGTGAGCGGCCCGACACATCTGGCGCCACCCGCCGACGTCACCGTCGTTCCAGTGACGTCGGCAGAGGACATGTACCGGGAAGTGCGTGCGCGCTTCCCCGACCAAGACGTCGTCATTAAAGCGGCGGCGGTCGCCGATTACCGCCCGGCGACGTATTCCGAACACAAGCTGAAAAAGCAGGACGGGGAGCTGACCGTGAAGTTTGCGCGTACGCCGGACATTTTGGCAGAGCTCGGGCGGACGAAAGAGGGGCAACTACTCGTCGGGTTCGCCGCGGAGACGAACGATGTCGCGACACACGCACAAGACAAACTGAAGCGGAAAAACCTCGACCTCATCGTCGCCAACGACGTCAGCAAACCGGGCGTAGGGTTTGCGACGGATACGAACGCCGTCTCAATCTACAATGCCGGAGGGCTCGTTACCTCGCTGCCGGTCATGAGTAAGGCCGCTATCGCCGATGCACTGTTAGACGAAGTTAGGGATATGCTCGATGGGTGA
- the rpoZ gene encoding DNA-directed RNA polymerase subunit omega, with product MLYPSIDRLMKKVDSKYTLVAAAAKRARYLQEEQGEKTEGSQTEKYVSVALAEIATGKIDIVTREEQQQTEK from the coding sequence ATGCTGTATCCATCGATTGACCGACTGATGAAAAAGGTGGACAGTAAATACACGCTTGTTGCTGCGGCTGCCAAACGGGCGCGGTATTTGCAAGAAGAGCAAGGGGAGAAAACAGAGGGTTCGCAAACGGAAAAGTATGTGAGCGTCGCTCTCGCCGAAATTGCCACCGGAAAAATCGACATCGTGACGCGGGAAGAGCAGCAGCAAACCGAAAAATAA
- the gmk gene encoding guanylate kinase: MQKLTSKSGLLIVLSGPSGVGKGTVCAAFRKRKTDLIYSISATTREPRPNEVDGVHYFFKGRDDFKAMIEGDELLEWAEYMGNYYGTPRAFVEETLSAGKDVILEIEVQGALQIKRKFPNGVFIFLAPPSMQELQQRISGRGTETTEVMAGRLSVAEQEMNLIDRYDYAVVNDEVERACDRILSIVQAEHCRVERLLDQ; encoded by the coding sequence ATGCAAAAATTGACGTCAAAATCTGGCTTGCTTATCGTTCTCTCTGGTCCGTCCGGGGTAGGGAAAGGGACAGTCTGTGCTGCGTTTCGCAAGCGGAAAACCGATCTCATCTACTCCATCTCTGCGACGACGCGCGAGCCGCGACCGAATGAAGTGGACGGTGTCCACTACTTCTTTAAAGGCCGTGACGATTTTAAAGCGATGATCGAAGGCGACGAACTACTTGAGTGGGCGGAATATATGGGTAACTATTACGGCACGCCGCGCGCGTTTGTAGAAGAAACGCTCAGTGCCGGTAAAGATGTCATTTTAGAAATTGAGGTGCAAGGCGCACTGCAAATTAAACGGAAGTTTCCGAACGGTGTGTTTATTTTTCTTGCACCGCCGTCGATGCAAGAGTTACAGCAACGTATATCTGGGCGGGGAACGGAAACAACTGAAGTTATGGCCGGGCGCTTGTCGGTCGCCGAACAAGAAATGAATTTGATCGACCGCTACGATTATGCCGTCGTCAACGACGAGGTCGAGCGGGCGTGTGACCGTATTTTATCGATTGTACAAGCCGAACACTGTCGCGTCGAGCGTCTGCTCGATCAATAA
- the remA gene encoding extracellular matrix/biofilm regulator RemA: MGISLINIGFGNIVSANRIISIVSPESAPIKRIMQEARDRGMLIDATYGRRTRAVIIMDSDHVILSAVQPETVAQRLSNKDHANDTGL, from the coding sequence ATGGGGATCAGTCTCATTAACATCGGCTTCGGCAATATCGTTTCCGCTAACCGCATCATTTCGATCGTTAGCCCGGAATCTGCGCCGATTAAGCGCATCATGCAAGAGGCACGCGATCGCGGGATGTTGATCGACGCCACGTACGGCAGGCGGACGCGCGCTGTCATCATTATGGACAGCGATCACGTGATTTTGTCCGCCGTTCAACCGGAAACTGTTGCACAGCGGTTGTCGAACAAAGACCATGCGAACGATACAGGCTTATAA
- a CDS encoding YicC/YloC family endoribonuclease, which produces MVNSMTGYGRSEGYDGGVFYRVEIRSLNHRFQEVTVRMPRELFLLEEAVKKEVQQRFYRGRIDVFVTLESDATVTRQADIDWELAARVVKSARALQERFALAGELSVTDLMHVPDILTVREAEVNVEGWREALIHHVRQACTALQEMRATEGVELAKDIRKRIERIATAVQTMWAHAPLVVESYRRRMGERLQQSLREVQLDEARLLTEAAVFAEKCAIDEELTRLDSHCKHALQLLSSTEPIGRKCDFLVQEMNREINTIGSKANALAISQIVVDVKSELEKIREQVQNIE; this is translated from the coding sequence ATGGTAAATAGTATGACCGGGTACGGTCGCAGCGAGGGGTACGATGGCGGAGTCTTTTATCGGGTGGAAATTCGCTCACTCAACCACCGATTTCAAGAAGTGACCGTACGTATGCCGCGTGAGTTGTTTTTATTAGAAGAGGCGGTAAAGAAAGAAGTGCAGCAACGCTTTTACCGCGGCAGGATCGATGTGTTTGTGACGCTGGAATCGGACGCGACGGTCACGCGGCAAGCTGACATCGATTGGGAACTCGCTGCGCGCGTCGTGAAATCTGCCCGTGCATTGCAAGAGCGGTTCGCCCTCGCGGGCGAACTGAGCGTCACTGACTTAATGCACGTTCCTGACATCTTAACTGTGCGCGAGGCGGAAGTAAACGTCGAAGGTTGGCGCGAGGCGCTCATCCACCACGTGCGGCAAGCGTGCACTGCGTTACAAGAAATGCGTGCGACTGAAGGGGTTGAGTTGGCCAAAGACATAAGGAAGCGCATTGAACGGATCGCCACCGCGGTTCAAACGATGTGGGCGCACGCACCGCTCGTTGTAGAGTCGTACCGGCGCCGCATGGGTGAGCGACTGCAACAGTCTTTGCGCGAGGTGCAGCTGGACGAGGCGCGCCTCTTAACTGAAGCTGCAGTCTTTGCGGAAAAGTGTGCGATTGACGAAGAGTTGACACGACTCGACAGTCACTGTAAACACGCGTTGCAGCTACTTTCATCCACGGAGCCGATCGGCCGGAAATGCGACTTTTTAGTTCAAGAAATGAATCGGGAAATTAATACGATTGGCTCAAAAGCGAACGCACTAGCGATTAGCCAAATTGTCGTCGACGTGAAAAGTGAATTGGAAAAAATACGCGAACAAGTGCAAAATATTGAGTGA